The genomic segment AAGGACAGGCCCGCGGTGGCAAGGCCGACATAGCTCCAGATGCGCAGCGGAAAGGTGGAAAAGGAGGTGATCCCGTCCAGCGCGAAATTCCACAGGCGCCAATAGTTGAACTTGGTCGTTCCCGCCTGCCGTTCGCGCCGTTCGAATTCCAGCGCATAGGTCTTGAAGCCCACCCAGGCGAACAGACCCTTCATGAACCGGACGCGTTCGGGAAGCGCGTTCAAGGTCTCGACGACGGCGCGGTCCATCAGCCGGAAATCGCCGACATCGGCCGGGATCTTGAAATCCGCCATGCGGTTGAACCAGGTGTAGAAACCGCCGGCGGTGACGCGCTTCAGCGGGCTGTCGCTGGCGCGCGACACCCTTTGCCCATAGACCACGTCGAACCCCTCCTGCCATTTGGCGATCATGGCGGGAATGAGTTCGGGCGGCTCCTGCAGATCGACATCGATGACGATGACGGCATCGCCTTTGGCATGCTGCAGCCCGGCGCTCATGGCCGCTTCCTTGCCGAAATTGCGGCTCAGATCGACGATGCGCAAGACGGGATTCTGCGCCTGGAGGGCCAGAAGCGCAGCCAGCGTATCGTCGCGGCTGCCATCATTGACGAAGACGATTTCATGATCGATCCCGGCCGGCAAATGCATGCTGACCGTCTCGACGAAGAGGGCCACGGCATCCTCCTCGTTGAAGACCGGCACGACGATCGACACCAGAGCACAGCGAGATCCTCTCTCGCCGAATGCAGGATGGGCTTCATTCATGGCAAGATCTCGCGCTCGCGCCACATCCGGCGATCGCAAGACCCCTTGTCCGCCCGTCGGGCGTGCTAAAGGTCCTGGCGCACCGGTTCTGGATCATGTCGGAAAGGACGGCTCAGGTCCCGCGGCCGAATTCATCCGATACGCGGACGATATCGTCTTCGCCGAGATAGGAGCCGGTCTGGACCTCGATCATCTCCAGCATGATCTTGCCGGGATTGTAGAGGCGATGCAACTCGCCCTGGGGAATGTAGACGGATTCGTTTTCGCGCACGAACCTGACGGAATCGCCGATGGTGACCTCTGCCGTACCCTTGACGCAGACCCAATGTTCCGACCGGTGGAAATGCTTCTGCAGCGACAGCTTCTTGCCCGGCAGCACGAAGAGGCGCTTGACCTGGAAACGGTCGCCATGCAGCAGGGATGTATAGCCGCCCCAGGGACGATAGGATGTCGGATGGGTCTCGGTCAGGGCCGAGCTGGCCTTGGAAGAGGCCAGAAGCTTGACCAGCTTGCCGACCTCCTGCGCATCGGCCAGCCGCCCGACATAGACGGCATCCTCGCTGGCGATCACGGCAACGTCCTTCAGACCCTGCACGGCCAGATGCGCCGAGCGCGACAGGACGAGGGAATTTTCCGTATTCAGCACCGTGGCATTGCCGAGCACGACATTGCCGCCTTCATCCTTGTCGCCGAGCTTCCAGACGGCATCCCAGCTGCCGAGATCCGACCAGGAAAAGCTCGAGGCGACGACCGCGGCATTGCGGGTCTTTTCCATGACCGCATAATCGATCGAAATGTCCGGGCTCTGGGCAAAGCTCGCCTCTTCCAGGCGGACGAAATCGAGATCGGTATCGGCCTTGTCGACCGAGGCCTTGACCGCGGCATGGACGTCTGGGGCAAAATGTTCCAGCTCGCTCAGCAAGAGGCTTGCCTTGCACATGAAGATGCCGGAATTCCAGTAGAAGCCGCCTTTTTCCAGCATGTCCTGCGCCTTGTCGGCGGCCGGCTTCTCGACGAAACGCTTCACCGTATAGGCGCCGCTCTTCAACGGCTCGCCCTGTTCGATATAGCCGTAGCCGGTGACCGGTTCGGTGGGCGTGATGCCGAAGGTGACGATCTTGCCGCTTCTGGCGGTCTCGCGGGCGGTCTCGATCGCCTGGCGATAGGCCGTGCCGGCATCGATCTCATGATCGGAGGCGAGCAGCTGCAGGATCGCATCCTCGCCGAAGCGGGCGGTCAGGAAGAAGGCGGCCGCGGCAATGGCGGCGGCGGTGTTGCGCGCCACCGGCTCCAGCAGGATGCCGGACAGGTCAATGCCCACTTCCCGCGCCTGTTCGGCCACCTGGAAGCGGAAATCCTGATTGGTGATGACCACCGGCGCGGCATAGATCTCAGGATCCGCCACCCGTTCCAGGGTCTCCTGGAACAGCGTCCTGTCGTTGACGACCTTGATGAACTGCTTCGGCGCGCTGGCGCGCGACAGGGGCCAGAGCCGGGTTCCCTTGCCGCCGGCCATGATAACGGGAATGATCTTCTGGCTCATAGAATTCTCCAGCTTCGGGAATGAACAGCAAACGGATGGGTCGGTCGGGTCATTGCGAGGCGCCGGCAAATCGGCGCACCAGCGCCAGCCCCTCGCCCAGCAGCGCGCGCGCATCCGCCTCGGTCTCTGCTT from the Rhizobium sp. SSA_523 genome contains:
- a CDS encoding glycosyltransferase family 2 protein, translated to MNEAHPAFGERGSRCALVSIVVPVFNEEDAVALFVETVSMHLPAGIDHEIVFVNDGSRDDTLAALLALQAQNPVLRIVDLSRNFGKEAAMSAGLQHAKGDAVIVIDVDLQEPPELIPAMIAKWQEGFDVVYGQRVSRASDSPLKRVTAGGFYTWFNRMADFKIPADVGDFRLMDRAVVETLNALPERVRFMKGLFAWVGFKTYALEFERRERQAGTTKFNYWRLWNFALDGITSFSTFPLRIWSYVGLATAGLSFLYGTLIILKTLIQGVDVPGYASLLTVTLFLGGVQLIGLGVLGEYLGRVYIEVKQRPLFVANKVYEERQDGQAARGQGRMVEPASATASNRGQDDGGNGGPGAGYGGSQGVDQNGDQSGGQREAQRDAKDTGPGANQDFAS
- a CDS encoding mannose-1-phosphate guanylyltransferase/mannose-6-phosphate isomerase, which gives rise to MSQKIIPVIMAGGKGTRLWPLSRASAPKQFIKVVNDRTLFQETLERVADPEIYAAPVVITNQDFRFQVAEQAREVGIDLSGILLEPVARNTAAAIAAAAFFLTARFGEDAILQLLASDHEIDAGTAYRQAIETARETARSGKIVTFGITPTEPVTGYGYIEQGEPLKSGAYTVKRFVEKPAADKAQDMLEKGGFYWNSGIFMCKASLLLSELEHFAPDVHAAVKASVDKADTDLDFVRLEEASFAQSPDISIDYAVMEKTRNAAVVASSFSWSDLGSWDAVWKLGDKDEGGNVVLGNATVLNTENSLVLSRSAHLAVQGLKDVAVIASEDAVYVGRLADAQEVGKLVKLLASSKASSALTETHPTSYRPWGGYTSLLHGDRFQVKRLFVLPGKKLSLQKHFHRSEHWVCVKGTAEVTIGDSVRFVRENESVYIPQGELHRLYNPGKIMLEMIEVQTGSYLGEDDIVRVSDEFGRGT